In one window of Hevea brasiliensis isolate MT/VB/25A 57/8 chromosome 10, ASM3005281v1, whole genome shotgun sequence DNA:
- the LOC110637991 gene encoding probable esterase KAI2, protein MGIVEEAHNVKVLGTGEQVLVLAHGFGTDQSVWKHLVPHLLDDFKVILYDNMGAGTTNPDYFDFDRYSSLEGYAYDLLAILEEFQVESCILVGHSVSGMIGAIASLSRPDLFSKIVMISASPRYLNDVDYYGGFEQDDLNQLFEAMQSNYKAWCSGFAPLAVGGDMDSVAVQEFSRTLFNMRPDIALSVAQNIFQSDMRQILHLVTVPCRILQSMKDLAVPVVVSEYLHQHISGESIVEVMPSDGHLPQLSSPDVVIPVLLRHIRSDIAA, encoded by the exons ATGGGTATAGTAGAAGAAGCTCATAATGTGAAGGTCCTGGGCACAGGAGAGCAGGTGCTAGTTCTGGCTCATGGATTTGGCACCGATCAATCTGTTTGGAAGCACCTTGTCCCTCATCTTCTTGACGATTTCAAAGTTATTTTGTATGATAATATGGGTGCTGGTACTACAAATCCTGATTACTTCGATTTTGATAGATATTCCAGTCTCGAAGGCTATGCTTATGATTTGCTTGCCATTTTGGAGGAATTTCAAGTCGAATCTTGTATTTTAGTTGGCCACTCTGTTTCTGGTATGATTGGCGCTATTGCCTCCCTTAGCCGCCCAGATCTCTTCTCTAAAATCGTTATGATCTCTGCTTCTCCAAG GTATTTGAATGATGTGGACTACTATGGAGGATTTGAGCAAGACGATCTAAACCAACTATTTGAAGCAATGCAATCCAATTACAAGGCATGGTGCTCAGGGTTCGCCCCCCTAGCCGTGGGTGGAGACATGGACTCGGTGGCAGTTCAAGAATTTAGCCGCACCCTCTTCAACATGAGGCCAGACATAGCCCTAAGTGTAGCACAAAACATATTCCAAAGTGACATGAGACAAATTTTACATTTGGTCACTGTGCCTTGTCGCATCTTGCAAAGCATGAAGGACTTGGCTGTACCAGTGGTTGTGTCTGAATACTTGCATCAACACATTAGCGGTGAGTCGATCGTTGAAGTCATGCCATCAGATGGTCATTTGCCTCAACTGAGCTCGCCGGACGTTGTGATTCCAGTGCTTCTTAGGCATATTCGTTCTGATATTGCTGCCTAA